In Aegilops tauschii subsp. strangulata cultivar AL8/78 chromosome 3, Aet v6.0, whole genome shotgun sequence, one genomic interval encodes:
- the LOC109746617 gene encoding ABC transporter G family member 6 encodes MHAMARAVHDRLPFLASPEPALAPPAPAGRRRNPSLSEMLSLVSAATVDPAGTDDDGSVFSLPMPQSAPAGVGDSNAGDEAPGRTIQFRLAFTDLTYSVRRARHGGDGGGGGLCLPVQRRSDRVTAAPDAHAPRTKALLAGVSGEAKEGEILAVMGASGSGKSTLIDALANRISRDALKGSVTLNGEPLTGNILKSMSAYVMQDDLLFPMLTVTETLSFAADFRLPRSLCAAKKRARVHALIDQLGLRAAANTIIGDEGHRGVSGGERRRVSIGTDIIHDPILLFLDEPTSGLDSTSAFMVVKVLRRIAESGSIVITSIHQPSQRILGLLDRLILLSGGHTVFSGAPSALPTYFAEFGFPVPDDENRAEFALDLIRELEASPTGTKPLADFHRTWKLMHAARDDAAAWAPTMSLKEAISASISRGKLVSGADVSSGEAASMHTYANPFWVEMKVLTKRSAINTRRMPELFLIRLGAVVVTGAILATVFFKLDQSPKGAQERLGFFAFAMSTMFYTCADALPVFLQERYVFLRETAYGAYRHVSYVLSNAIVSFPPLVVLSLAFALTTFFAVGLAGGASGFAFYTLAILASFWAGSGFVTFLSGVIPHVMIGYTVVVAILAYFLLFSGFFINRDRIPAYWLWFHYLSLVKYPFEGVLQNEFARGGECFVRGAQIFDNSPLGALPEAVKERVLASISSALGVGIGADTCVATGRSVLRQAAVTQLGKWECLLVTAAWGFFFRILFYFSLVLGSKNKRR; translated from the coding sequence ATGCATGCCATGGCCCGGGCCGTGCACGACCGCCTCCCGTtcctcgcctcgccggagccggcgCTCGCGCCGCCGGCGCCAGCCGGGAGGCGGAGGAACCCGTCCCTCTCCGAGATGCTCAGCCTCGTCAGCGCGGCCACGGTGGACCCGGCGGGCACGGACGACGACGGCTCCGTGTTCTCCCTCCCGATGCCGCAGTCCGCGCCCGCCGGCGTCGGCGACAGTAATGCGGGCGACGAGGCGCCGGGCCGGACCATCCAGTTCCGGCTGGCGTTCACCGACCTGACCTACAGCGTCCGGCGCGCGCGCCacggcggggacggcggcggcggcgggctctgCCTCCCCGTGCAGCGCCGCTCCGACCGCGTCACGGCGGCGCCCGACGCGCACGCGCCGCGGACCAAGGCGCTGCTGGCCGGCGTCTCCGGGGAGGCCAAGGAGGGCGAGATCCTCGCCGTGATGGGCGCCAGCGGCTCTGGCAAGTCCACGCTCATCGACGCGCTCGCCAACCGCATCTCCCGCGACGCGCTCAAGGGCTCCGTCACGCTCAACGGCGAGCCGCTCACCGGCAACATCCTCAAGTCCATGTCCGCGTACGTTATGCAGGACGACCTGCTGTTCCCCATGCTCACCGTCACCGAGACGCTCTCCTTCGCCGCCGACTTCCGCCTGCCGCGCTCGCTCTGCGCCGCCAAGAAGCGCGCGCGCGTGCACGCGCTCatcgaccagctcggcctccgcgcGGCGGCAAACACGATCATCGGCGACGAGGGCCACCGCGGGGTCTCCGGAGGCGAGCGCCGCAGGGTCTCCATCGGCACCGACATCATCCACGACCCCATCCTTCTGTTCCTCGACGAGCCCACCTCGGGCCTCGACTCCACGTCGGCGTTCATGGTCGTCAAGGTGCTCCGCCGCATCGCCGAGAGTGGCAGCATTGTCATTACCTCCATTCACCAGCCCAGCCAGCGCATCCTCGGCCTGCTCGACCGCCTCATCCTCCTCTCCGGTGGCCACACCGTCTTCAGCGGAGCCCCCTCCGCGCTCCCGACCTACTTCGCCGAGTTCGGGTTCCCTGTCCCCGACGACGAGAACCGCGCCGAGTTCGCGCTCGATCTCATCCGCGAGCTCGAGGCGTCGCCGACGGGGACGAAGCCTCTCGCCGACTTCCACCGCACGTGGAAGCTCATGCACGCGGCGAGGGACGACGCCGCGGCGTGGGCGCCGACGATGTCGCTGAAGGAGGCCATCAGCGCGAGCATCTCGCGCGGGAAGCTGGTGTCGGGCGCGGACGTGTCGAGCGGGGAGGCGGCGTCGATGCACACGTACGCGAACCCGTTCTGGGTGGAGATGAAGGTGCTGACGAAGCGGTCGGCGATCAACACGCGGCGCATGCCGGAGCTGTTCCTCATCCGCCTGGGCGCCGTGGTGGTGACCGGCGCGATCCTGGCGACCGTCTTCTTCAAGCTGGACCAGTCGCCCAAGGGCGCGCAGGAGCGGCTGGGCTTCTTCGCCTTCGCCATGTCCACCATGTTCTACACCTGCGCCGACGCGCTGCCGGTGTTCCTCCAGGAGCGGTACGTGTTCCTCCGGGAGACGGCCTACGGCGCGTACCGCCACGTCTCCTACGTGCTCTCCAACGCCATCGTCTCCTTCCCGCCGCTGGTGGTCCTGTCGCTGGCCTTCGCGCTCACCACCTTCTTCGCCGTGGGGCTGGCCGGCGGCGCGTCCGGGTTCGCCTTCTACACGCTGGCCATCCTGGCGTCCTTCTGGGCCGGGAGCGGGTTCGTGACCTTCCTCTCCGGCGTGATCCCGCACGTGATGATCGGGTACACGGTGGTGGTGGCCATCCTCGCCTACTTCCTGCTCTTCAGCGGCTTCTTCATCAACCGGGACAGGATACCGGCCTACTGGCTGTGGTTCCACTACCTGTCGCTGGTCAAGTACCCGTTCGAGGGGGTGCTGCAGAACGAGTTCGCGCGCGGCGGCGAGTGCTTCGTGCGCGGCGCGCAGATCTTCGACAACTCGCCGCTGGGGGCGCTGCCGGAGGCGGTGAAGGAGCGGGTGCTGGCGTCCATCAGCTCGGCGCTCGGGGTCGGGATCGGCGCCGACACCTGCGTGGCCACGGGGCGGAGCGTGCTGCGGCAGGCGGCCGTGACGCAGCTCGGCAAGTGGGAGTGCCTGCTGGTGACGGCGGCCTGGGGCTTCTTCTTCCGGATCCTCTTCTACTTCAGCCTCGTGCTCGGCAGCAAGAACAAGAGGAGGTGA